Genomic DNA from SAR202 cluster bacterium:
GATATCTGACACCAGCTTTCCCATCTTTTCCCAGTCCACAACTTGGGCTATCCTCTCCAATCGCTCGTTACGCCCAACCTGCTCGGGAAGGAACGCTTCGATCATGGACGGGTTTCCCATATTGCGGCGCATGGCTCACTCCATTTTGCTATATCTTCCTCGCACAGGTATGATTATCGCCTCTACCTCGGGTTATGCAAAGGTCTCCCGAGGGAGAGGCCTTCGGGCGCTCTGGCCCGAAGGGTGAGGGCTGGCTGCTCAGGCGTTTACCGTACCCCGTACCCCTGTTGGGGGTTGGGAGGCAGGGATCCGGTGGCTGTTCGGCTGTTGACCAACTGCTAACTGCCAACGACCACCTGCCTCGCTATCGGCCCTCCTCCTTCGCCCTTATAGCGTCGCAGAACGCCTGTATGTGCCTTGGAGTGGTGCCGCAGCACCCGCCCACTATGTTTGTTCCAATTTCTGCTATCTGAATTAACTTCTGCGCCATCCACTCCGGCGTCTCGGGGTAGACGATCTGCCCCTTTCGAATGGCAGGTATGCCCGCGTTGGAGTGGACGATCAGGTAGCCGTCCGTAGCCTTGCGCATTATACCGGAAAGCTCAATCATCGCCTCCACGCCGTTGCCGCAGTTCGCTCCGACCACGTCTGCGCCGACGTCCCGCAGGTGCTTCACTGCCCGCTCCGGGGTAACGCCCATCATTGTGAACCAGCCGCGCGCGCCCTTATCGAACGTCATCGTCGTAATGACCGCGAGCTGCGTGTTCTCCTTCGCGGCCTTCACCGCCAGCGACGCCTCCTCCAAGGCGGTCATCGTCTCGATGCACACGCCGTCGGCGCCGCCCTCTTCCAGCGCCTTCACCTGCTCGGTGAACGAATCGTACATTTCGGACTCGCTCACCGCGCCCAGCGGCTCCAGGAACTCGCCCGTGGGGCCAACGGAGCCGAAGACGTAGTGGCCGCGCGATGCCACCGATCGGGCATGAGATGCCGCCAGGCGGTTAAGCTCCCGCACGCGGTCGCCGTGACCGTACTTCTTCAGTATGAACTTGCTGCCGCCGAATGAGTTGGTCAGCGATATCTCCGAGCCGGCGTTATAGTAGTCCGCCGACATCCGCCGCACCAGCTCAGGCTGGCTGGCGTTCAGCTCCTCCGGGCACCCGCCCGGCTCCAGGCCTCTCGCCTGCAGGTACGTGCCCGTAGCGCCGTCCGACACTACAACGTCGCCGCGCTTCAGTCTTTCCAGAAAAGCCGTCTTCCTCGTCTCAGTCTGTGTCATCTATTCAGGTCTTCTCTCTGTCCGTCTGTGATCTTCTTGACCAACTACCAACTTCTAACTTCCAACTACCTGCTCTCGCCGGCCATCCAGTGGTCTATCGCCCCCGGCTTTACGTCGCGCTTGCCCGCCCTGTGCAGGTCCCGGACGCGAGCGACAAAGTCCTCCGGGAAGCCCGTGTTGAACTGATCCGCCACCGCCGTCACGGCCTCTGCCGCGGAGCCCGGCACATCGCGGTACTCGCCCCAGCCCCAGGCGTTCAGGTAGTCGTCGCTGCCGTAGCTGCCGTCCATCATGGAAACGGCGTCCGCGCCCTGCTGGAAACGGTCGTCCAGCGGCCGGGATACCCTCCCGGCGTCGTCCTCCGCCTGGACCTGGACGGGGACCTCCTTCCAGTACATTACCCTGACTTTAGCCATTTAAACCTTTGCAGCGTTCTACAGATTGCGGAATCATTATAGCAGTGGGCAGTGGGCAGTGGGCAGTGAGCAGTCGGCCAGGCAGAATACAGGTGTTGGCTAACAGGTGTTGGGTGTTGGCTCGAATCTAACACCTAACACCCAACACCTGCCTTTCAGTCTGGCCGACTGCTGACTGCCGACTGCCGACTGCCGACTGCCGTATCTAACTGCTACAATGTGACGAAGGTGAATTGATGAACGCACGAACAATCGGAATTGCGCTGCTGGGCATAGGAGCGACCCTCCTGGTGCTCTCGGGCGCATACTACGCGTACGGCGCTTTTGCCAACGCAAAGGGCGATAGAGAGCTCAACGCGGAGACGGAACGCCCGGGCGGTCCCACGGCCGTCGCGGCGGCGTTCACTCCCACATCCGCCCCGGCAACACCCATCCCGCAGGCAAGCGCTACCAGTGCGCCGACGGCCGTCCCTACAGCCGTCCCGACCGCACCGCCTGCATCGACGCCGACCGCAACAGGCCCGGCCCCTGCCGCAACGCCGTCTGCCTCTGCAACGCGCCCGCCCGCCACGCCAGCCGCCGTGCCGGAGCCAACCGCCGCGCCCACAGCTTTATCCACCCCTGCGCCAACCGTAATACCCACGGCAGAAGGCATTACCGTTGTGGTGGAGCCGAAGCCTGAACAGCTTCAGACCAGCGGGGACCGCATGAACGCCAGCGTCCCGCCTCCCACGCAGCACGTCTTCGCCACCCGAATGATGATCCCGGCCGTGAATCTGGACACAGCCGTCAAGGAGCTTGAGGTGGTCTGGTCCGGCGGCAGTGCGGCGTGGGAGAACCCCAAATTCATAGTCGGCCACATTCCAACTACGGCGGCCCCTGCCGATGTGGGCCAGGGGTGGTACTTCGGCCACCTGGAGAGCCCCGTATACAATGAGGGCAACGTTTTCCAGCGTCTGCCGGAGCTTGCCCAGAAGTTCTACAAGGCCCAGCAGGAGAAGACGGGTGAGAAGTTTGAGGTACAGCTTGTGGCCGGCAACAGGCTGTACACGTACCAGGTATACAAGACCGAGTACATGCACAAGGACAAGCTGACTGTGACCGATTCACGCTTGCAGGACATCACCCTGGTGACCTGCTTCCCGCAATACGTGTACGACCACCGCCTGCTGGTCACCGCGTCCCTTGTAGAGGTGCGGGACCTGCCACAGACTGCAATGAGCTTTCGCTAACCATGAACTCGCTCACAAATCAACGCGCTTCGACAGGCTCTCCGGCTGTTCTGCCGTACCCCGTACCCGGCACCCCGCACCCGAGGTCCTCATGACCCCCGCCATCCGCGTAACTATCGTCACCGTGGGCGCACTCCTCGTCTTCGGCTTCATGGCCCTGCTCGCCTGGGGACTAGCCAACAAGTCGCCCGTCACCGGCATGAGCGGCTTCACACGGGTCAACCAGCCCGCGCCTGACTTCGCCCTGCCTTTGTTCGACGGAGCGACGACCACGCTTGCCGACTACCGAGGCAAGCCGCTCGTCATCAACTTCTGGGCCTCCTGGTGCGGCCCCTGCCGCGACGAGGCGCGCGCGCTGGAGCAGACCTGGCGGAAGTACCGCGACCGCGGAGTAGTGTTCCTGGGACCCAACATCCAGGACGCTGATCGCAGTGCCCGGTCGTACATCGCGGAGTTCGGCATAACATACCCCAACGGCCGAGACGCGCAGGGCCGCATGGCCATCGACTATGGCGTCGTGGGCATGCCGGTAACCTTCTTCGTCAACGCGGAGGGAATCGTCGTGCGCCGCTACGTCGGGGCGATGCCCCAGACCATCCTCGACCAGTGGGTCGGAGAGCTGGCCGCCGGCGTCTCGCCCTCAGGCGCCACCGAGGGCGCCAACCCGGAAGGGTTCAGGGAGATTGAATAGTGAATTTAGAATAGTGAATTATCGGACCGGGACAATCCGGCTGTTCAATTCACTATTCACTATTCTAAATTCACTATTCCTCCGTTCCTCCTCCCGAACGCAGGATGCTCACGGCCAGGTAGACGCCCATGCCCAGGGCGGCCAGCACACCCAGCCCCAGCAGGCCGCCGACCCAGCGCACGTCCTGGAAAGGAGTGTAGGCGGCAACGAGCTGAGAGAGGCCCACAATGAAGGCCGCGGTCAGAATTCCTACCACCAGACGGTTAAACATCCTCTCAAGCCGCTTGATCGTCGGGTCCAGCCCGGAGGGGTGGGCCTTGATTTCAATGTTGCCGCGCTCAAGGGCAGTCAGCAAGCGGCGCATGTGCCGGGGAAGCTCCACGGCAAGCTCCGCCGCGTCGTTGCTGGACCGCGCAAAGCGCTTGCCCCAGTAGATCGGTGAGAGCCTGCGCGTCACGGCGGACTGCGCGTAAGGCTTTATCACGGGCAGCATCTGGAAATCGGGGGCTATCCTGGTGCCCATCCCCTCCGCCATTGCGAGCGTCTTGAGGAGCAGGAACATGTTCGGAGGCAGGCGCAGCCGGTTGCGTCGGATCACAGTGAAGACTTCGGACAGCACCCTGCCCAGGTGTATCTCACCGAGGCTCCGGCCTGCGTATCGCGCCAGCAGGTAACGCAGGTCCCTCTGCAGGATATCCCGTGAGGTTGGGCTGCCCGTCACACCAGCCTCCATCAGCGCGTCCGCCAGGCGGTCCATGTCGTTGTTGCTGACGGCGATCAGGACCTCTACAAGGCGGTCCTGGGTGAGGTCATCCATAACCCCCACCATACCGAAGTCGATCAGCCCTATCCGGCCGTCCTCTTCAATGAACAGGTTCCCGGGGTGGGGGTCCGCGTGGAACATCCCGCTCTCGAACACCATCCTGAGCCAGATCCTGACGCCGTTCTCCGCCAGCTTCCGCCTGTCGATCCCGGCCGTCTCAATACGGCCCACATCGAACACCTTGATCCCTTTGATCCGCTCCATCGTGATAACGCGCGATGTCGTCAGGTCCCAGTAGATCTTCGGGATGTGCACTGTGGGGTCGTTCTCGAAGAACTTCGCGAAATGCTCTGCGCTCTGCCCTTCGCGCACATAATCCATTTCGAGCTGCAGCGCCTCTGCGAACTCCCGCATCAGACCGGGGATATCGTTCTGTCGCGCCCATATGAAGCGCCTGGCCGCCGTGTCCGCAAATCGCAGTAGCAGGTCCAGGTCCTCGTCCACGTGCACCACCACGCCGGGCCTGCGCACCTTCACCACCACCTCGGCGCCGTCCGTCAGCGTCGCAAGGTGCGCCTGCCCAATGGAGGCTGAAGTTAGCGGGTTCGGGTCGAACGAGGCAAAGAGCGCAGACGGCTTGCCGCCAAGCTCGGCGACGATCGCATCCTCCACCATGCGGTACGGGATCGGCGACACGTTGTCCTGCAGCCTGGATAGCTCCGCCAGGTATTCCGGCGGCAAAAGGTCGGCGCGCGTGGAGAGGATCTGCCCCAGCTTCACAAACGTCGTCCCCAGCTCCTCCAGCGCAAGGCGCACGTGCTCCGGCCGCGTGTGCACCCTCACGCGGCGGGGCTGGCCCCAACGCCACGGCGCCAGGCGGTCCACCCACCCACCCGCCACGTACCCCAGCCCGTGCCTGCCCAGCACATCCACAATCTGGCGGTACCGGCGCATGTGGCCCTTCTTCTGCCGGGCCTCCTGCTCAGTAACCTGCTGGAAGGGAAACGTCATCCGCGAACACTCCGTTGGACCATGAAATCCTGGGGCCTTTCAATTGTATTATGCAATTGAACAGGCCATGCATGGGTGCTGCCGAGTCCTGCTACTGGGCTTTCTTACGGCCAGATGCCTTCGGGGATGCGTTGATCCGCTTGACTGCCTTTTCGAAGTCACTCTCGTACGTATTGTCCTGGACCACTCGGAACTTTTCGTAGTGTCCTTCCGCCAGTTGTCTGGCGACCTCGTGAGAGACCGTGCCTGCGTTCGTCAGCACTTCGTACTCGTTGAATCGCAGGAAGCTGTCCAGCCTCTGCGCCCAGTCCGCCATCTTCATTGGAATCTGGCGGGCTGCCTGGTTTTCTGCGTAGTCCAGGTACATGGAGACAATCCGTTCCAGCTCCTTAATCTCTTTCTCGATCAGGTAGTTCTTGGCAACGGATACGTCCGACTTCAATATCTTGCCATTGGGAGCGTTCTTCCATGTCTTTAAGCCCATGTTGGGTTTATCAGACCCAGAGCGCTCCGCCACTAGCTCCGCCGCTGTTTTCCGGGTCACTGCCCAATGGAGCTTGTTCTGTACCGTTTTGAAGAAAGTCTTGGTGGTCTCAGCGTCTTTCCGATAGTCGATGCTGCACTGCTCGTATATGTCGGTAATCTTCAGATAGAACCGGCGCTCGCTGGCCGTGATCTCGCGAATCCGCTCGAGAAGCTCGTCGAAGTAGTCCTTCCCGAAACGCTTCCCCTGTTTGAGCCGCTCGTCATCCAGGACGAAGCCCTTGATGAAGAACTCGCGAAGGGTCTGCGTAGCCCAGATTCGGAACTGGGTCGCCTGAACGCTATTGACCCGGTAGCCTACCGAGATGATCGCATCGAGGTTGTAGAAATCGATCTCCCGATTCACATTTCGACTGCCCTCTTTTTGAACTATTAGAAATTTTCTAATAGTTGCGTCTTGCGACAACTCCCCGGTATCAAAGATCTATTTAAGGTGATAGTTGACCGTGGGGACTTCGACACTGAATAGTTCCGCCATCCGACGCTGGCTAAGCCAAAAGGTCTCGTCCTGAAAAAAGACCTCTACTTTTGCCGCACCTTCGGGCGTCGTGTAGAAGACGATCTCGCCTTCTATTCGCTGCATCTCGCTAGCCACAGGCACCCCCATTTCGATAAGCCCTCTAGCACATGTGTCCCATTCTAATTGGATAGACATCCAGCTTCAATACGTCGATGTCCACCTTTGAAATGTTGTACCCTTTGACGGTATAGCAACCTCGAAGACGGAGACAATGCGATGCCGGCGCGATGGCAAGAGTGGGAGAAGGCGAAGAAGGAAATTAAGGAGGACGCGACGGCGCGGAGCTCCGCAGTGGACGAGGCGCTGGGCGTGCTGCGCAGCTCGCAGAAGGCGGCGAAGGAGGACCCCAACGCACTGCGCTGCCCCATCTGCGGGGGAATGAAGTTCAAGACCCGCGAGAAGGGCAAGACACTTGTATGCCGCTCCTGCGGAATGCAGGTGCAGAATAGCGCGCCGCAGTCGAAAGAGAACGGGTCGGAGCCACATGCCTCGCCAGAGCCGGGAGGGCAAGACGCTCCGAAGGGTCCCGACCCGAAGTAAGCGCGCTCGTTGCCTCTAACGCCGCGGTCTATTTCTTTTCACTATCGGCTGCTGTGGTCCTGGAATACTGGAGGTATACAAAATGACGAGCACCAGAGAGAGCTTCGACCTGCTCGCCGGACTCCCGGCCTCTGTTCCGATGCCGGTGCTGTTTGTGGGTCACGGCAACCCAATGAACGCCATTTCCGATAACGTCTTCTCAAGATCGTGGGAGCGGGTAGGCGCAGGCCTGCCCCGGCCCAGCGCGATTCTTTGCGTCTAGGCTCACTGGCTCACGACGGGGAATACCAAAGTCTCAGCGGTTGAGATGCCCAGCACTATCCACGACTTCGGCGGGTTTCCTAAAGAGCTCTTTGATCTGGAGTACCCGGCCCCCGGCGCTCCCGACTATGCGAAGAAGACAATAGAGCTGGTTAGAAAAGCTGAGGTGCTGGCGGACTACCAGAGGGGCCTGGACCACGGGACGTGGTCGGTGCTCGTCAAGATGTTCCCCAAAGCCGATGTCCCCGTGTACCAGCTGAGCATGGACTACGCCAAGCCGCCCGAGTACCACTACGAGCTGTCCCAGGACCTGAAGAAGCTCAGGCAAAAGGGCGTGCTGATCGTCGGGAGCGGCAACCTCGTGCACAACCTTCGCGCGTTGCGATGGGAGGAATCGCCTTACGACTGGGCCGTGGAATTCGATAGCCGGCTTACATCTTTTATCGACGAGGGCAACGACGAAGGGGTAATAGGCTTCAGCAAGCTGGGCGCGGCCGCGAAGATGGCCCACCCAACAATCGACCACCTGCTGCCGCTCATGTAAACCCTCGGCGTAAAGGACAAGGGCGACCGGATCGAATACTTCAACGACGATTTCGATCTTTCGTCAATCTCTATGCGGTCCTTCATCGCCAGGCCATAACGGGCCCCTGGACGGGTTTTTCATTCCACGGCAAAATCACGAGGCGAGACACTGACCCGGGTGCGTCAGTCGAGGCCGTAGCCCCGGGAATTAAATCTCTCAATGCGGCGGTTGGTCCAATTGGACGCAAGCTCCAGGACGAAGTCGTTGAGTATATAGTCCACAACCAAATCGGTATTGTACGAGATCTCCGGGTCTTCCTCGGGGTCCCACTCGGAACCTTCGCGCGTTTGAAGCCAGACGGCGTCATTCAGCTCGGACTTGAGCGCGCGCAGCTCCTGCTCGATCAGACTCCCGGCAAGGCCAACGTAATGGTCCCACAGGCCGGACTGGTCCCCCTGCACCTGAACGCACATCTCATCCCAAACGCTGGCCAGCCCGCTGTCATCGCCCGATTGCATCCCGTCTGTCATGCGCTGGAGACTGCGGACCGTCTTGCGGGCAATCCTCTCGCACTCCCGCTCCGCTACGTATTTAATAATGCGGTCCCGGGCGTCCAGGCCGCCGGCGATTATGAGCACGTCTTTCACGGCCGTCCTCCGTTGAACACCAGGCTATGCCTCGGGATGCGCAGGCCAAGCGCATGATAATGCGCTGTCAAGTGACAGGCAAGGGAGTCGTCTACCCGTTGCTGATTTACTCTGGACCAGCCCCTCCGCCCTGCCCAGGCGCGCATGACGCAAGACTGTGGGCGGTGCCGCGTGGTCTCGAACTCGAGAGAAGGTGTGCATTCCGGCCCAAGCCCCAAGCGGAAATGTAACGTTTTCGATGGAAGTGGCGTAAACCTAGTGTAGTGCTATCGTTTCGCGTTGCCCATGTCGCTCGCACTGCCGATCGCC
This window encodes:
- a CDS encoding AarF/ABC1/UbiB kinase family protein, which codes for MTFPFQQVTEQEARQKKGHMRRYRQIVDVLGRHGLGYVAGGWVDRLAPWRWGQPRRVRVHTRPEHVRLALEELGTTFVKLGQILSTRADLLPPEYLAELSRLQDNVSPIPYRMVEDAIVAELGGKPSALFASFDPNPLTSASIGQAHLATLTDGAEVVVKVRRPGVVVHVDEDLDLLLRFADTAARRFIWARQNDIPGLMREFAEALQLEMDYVREGQSAEHFAKFFENDPTVHIPKIYWDLTTSRVITMERIKGIKVFDVGRIETAGIDRRKLAENGVRIWLRMVFESGMFHADPHPGNLFIEEDGRIGLIDFGMVGVMDDLTQDRLVEVLIAVSNNDMDRLADALMEAGVTGSPTSRDILQRDLRYLLARYAGRSLGEIHLGRVLSEVFTVIRRNRLRLPPNMFLLLKTLAMAEGMGTRIAPDFQMLPVIKPYAQSAVTRRLSPIYWGKRFARSSNDAAELAVELPRHMRRLLTALERGNIEIKAHPSGLDPTIKRLERMFNRLVVGILTAAFIVGLSQLVAAYTPFQDVRWVGGLLGLGVLAALGMGVYLAVSILRSGGGTEE
- a CDS encoding IS5/IS1182 family transposase, yielding MRRNMGNPSMIEAFLPEQVGRNERLERIAQVVDWEKMGKLVSDI
- a CDS encoding methionine synthase, which translates into the protein MTQTETRKTAFLERLKRGDVVVSDGATGTYLQARGLEPGGCPEELNASQPELVRRMSADYYNAGSEISLTNSFGGSKFILKKYGHGDRVRELNRLAASHARSVASRGHYVFGSVGPTGEFLEPLGAVSESEMYDSFTEQVKALEEGGADGVCIETMTALEEASLAVKAAKENTQLAVITTMTFDKGARGWFTMMGVTPERAVKHLRDVGADVVGANCGNGVEAMIELSGIMRKATDGYLIVHSNAGIPAIRKGQIVYPETPEWMAQKLIQIAEIGTNIVGGCCGTTPRHIQAFCDAIRAKEEGR
- a CDS encoding sortase; the encoded protein is MNARTIGIALLGIGATLLVLSGAYYAYGAFANAKGDRELNAETERPGGPTAVAAAFTPTSAPATPIPQASATSAPTAVPTAVPTAPPASTPTATGPAPAATPSASATRPPATPAAVPEPTAAPTALSTPAPTVIPTAEGITVVVEPKPEQLQTSGDRMNASVPPPTQHVFATRMMIPAVNLDTAVKELEVVWSGGSAAWENPKFIVGHIPTTAAPADVGQGWYFGHLESPVYNEGNVFQRLPELAQKFYKAQQEKTGEKFEVQLVAGNRLYTYQVYKTEYMHKDKLTVTDSRLQDITLVTCFPQYVYDHRLLVTASLVEVRDLPQTAMSFR
- a CDS encoding TlpA family protein disulfide reductase, producing MTPAIRVTIVTVGALLVFGFMALLAWGLANKSPVTGMSGFTRVNQPAPDFALPLFDGATTTLADYRGKPLVINFWASWCGPCRDEARALEQTWRKYRDRGVVFLGPNIQDADRSARSYIAEFGITYPNGRDAQGRMAIDYGVVGMPVTFFVNAEGIVVRRYVGAMPQTILDQWVGELAAGVSPSGATEGANPEGFREIE